The following proteins are co-located in the Apium graveolens cultivar Ventura chromosome 5, ASM990537v1, whole genome shotgun sequence genome:
- the LOC141659175 gene encoding inactive beta-amylase 9 isoform X1 has product MESISMIGNSQADLGCLNSDRLRFSNIKNVKKCFYSCKKLQIGFGGRVKLINCPNKLALRVSASKLAVEKLSGGKSVNSKPKDGVRLYVGLPLDSVSDCNSVKHAKAISAGLKALKLLGVEGVELPIWWGVAERETMGKYEWSGYLALAEMVQKVGLKLHVSLCFHSSKESKIPLPKWVSQIGEAEPSIFFTDRSGQRYKECLSLAVDELPVLNGKTPTQVYKEFFESFKASFSPFLGSTITGISIGLGPDGELRYPSYDQQSKNSTVRGAGEFQCYDKNMISKLKPQAEALGNPLWGLSGPHDAPGYDDSPLLNNFFKDQGGSWETAYGDFFLSWYSSQLITHGDRLLSLASSTFNDSSVTICGKVPLMHSWYKTRSHSPELTAGYYNTDKRNGYEEVVQMFSRNSSKIILPGMDLSDDYQQNQTHSSPESLVEQIKTTSRKCGVEISGQNLMVSGPAEGFEQIKKNLRGDQAVDLFTYQRMGSDFFSPDHFPSFAAFVRSLNQQEWLLDDLPMNEEESPSRKNLQKQTA; this is encoded by the exons ATGGAGTCTATTTCGATGATCGGAAACTCTCAGGCCGACCTCGGGTGTTTAAACTCAGACAGACTTAGATTTTCTAATATCAAAAATGTTAAAAAGTGTTTTTATTCTTGTAAGAAGCTCCAGATTGGTTTTGGCGGGAGAGTTAAATTAATAAATTGTCCAAACAAATTGGCTCTTCGAGTTTCGGCGTCGAAACTCGCGGTGGAGAAACTTTCCGGCGGCAAATCTGTTAATTCTAAGCCC AAAGATGGTGTGAGACTATATGTTGGGTTGCCTTTAGATTCCGTTTCTGATTGCAATTCGGTAAAGCACGCAAAAGCAATTTCCGCAGGGCTCAAGGCTTTGAAATTGTTAGGGGTGGAAGGAGTTGAACTCCCTATATGGTGGGGAGTAGCTGAGAGAGAAACCATGGGGAAGTACGAGTGGTCCGGCTATCTTGCTCTTGCAGAAATGGTTCAAAAAGTTGGCCTTAAACTCCATGTATCGCTGTGTTTCCATTCTTCCAAGGAATCTAAGATTCCACTCCCCAAATGGGTATCTCAGATAGGTGAAGCGGAACCTAGTATCTTCTTTACAGACCGCTCAGGGCAACGTTACAAGGAGTGTCTCTCATTGGCTGTGGATGAGCTTCCTGTTCTTAATGGAAAGACACCAACACAAGTTTACAAAGAATTCTTTGAGAGCTTCAAGGCTTCATTCTCGCCTTTCCTTGGTTCCACCATTACG GGAATATCCATTGGCCTTGGACCAGATGGTGAGCTTCGATATCCAAGTTACGACCAACAATCAAAAAATTCTACTGTTCGAGGAGCAGGAGAGTTCCAATGTTATGATAAAAACATGATCAGCAAACTCAAGCCACAAGCTGAGGCACTTGGAAATCCCCTTTGGGGTCTCTCTGGTCCTCATGATGCCCCAGGTTATGATGACTCTCCACTTTTAAACAACTTCTTTAAGGACCAGGGGGGATCTTGGGAGACAGCATATGGCGACTTCTTTCTCTCTTGGTACTCAAGCCAGCTAATAACTCATGGTGATCGCCTCCTTTCACTTGCATCTTCAACCTTTAATGATTCTTCAGTGACAATATGTGGCAAAGTCCCTCTTATGCATTCGTGGTACAAAACTCGTTCCCACTCACCTGAGCTGACAGCAGGATACTATAACACGGACAAGAGAAATGGTTATGAAGAAGTCGTACAGATGTTTTCAAGGAATTCCAGTAAAATTATCTTGCCTGGAATGGATTTATCCGATGACTACCAGCAAAACCAGACTCACTCGAGTCCAGAGTCGTTGGTTGAACAAATAAAAACAACTAGCAGAAAGTGTGGCGTTGAGATCTCTGGGCAAAACCTAATGGTTTCAGGTCCTGCCGAGGGCTTTGAACAGATTAAGAAAAACTTGAGGGGCGATCAGGCGGTGGACTTGTTCACCTATCAAAGGATGGGATCAGATTTCTTTTCTCCTGATCATTTTCCTTCATTTGCAGCCTTTGTTAGGAGCCTAAATCAACAAGAATGGCTATTAGATGATCTGCCAATGAATGAGGAAGAATCTCCTTCTAGAAAGAATCTCCAGAAACAAACTGCTTAG
- the LOC141659175 gene encoding inactive beta-amylase 9 isoform X2, with amino-acid sequence MLILSLCNFLAQKDGVRLYVGLPLDSVSDCNSVKHAKAISAGLKALKLLGVEGVELPIWWGVAERETMGKYEWSGYLALAEMVQKVGLKLHVSLCFHSSKESKIPLPKWVSQIGEAEPSIFFTDRSGQRYKECLSLAVDELPVLNGKTPTQVYKEFFESFKASFSPFLGSTITGISIGLGPDGELRYPSYDQQSKNSTVRGAGEFQCYDKNMISKLKPQAEALGNPLWGLSGPHDAPGYDDSPLLNNFFKDQGGSWETAYGDFFLSWYSSQLITHGDRLLSLASSTFNDSSVTICGKVPLMHSWYKTRSHSPELTAGYYNTDKRNGYEEVVQMFSRNSSKIILPGMDLSDDYQQNQTHSSPESLVEQIKTTSRKCGVEISGQNLMVSGPAEGFEQIKKNLRGDQAVDLFTYQRMGSDFFSPDHFPSFAAFVRSLNQQEWLLDDLPMNEEESPSRKNLQKQTA; translated from the exons ATGCTAATATTATCTTTGTGCAACTTCCTTGCGCAGAAAGATGGTGTGAGACTATATGTTGGGTTGCCTTTAGATTCCGTTTCTGATTGCAATTCGGTAAAGCACGCAAAAGCAATTTCCGCAGGGCTCAAGGCTTTGAAATTGTTAGGGGTGGAAGGAGTTGAACTCCCTATATGGTGGGGAGTAGCTGAGAGAGAAACCATGGGGAAGTACGAGTGGTCCGGCTATCTTGCTCTTGCAGAAATGGTTCAAAAAGTTGGCCTTAAACTCCATGTATCGCTGTGTTTCCATTCTTCCAAGGAATCTAAGATTCCACTCCCCAAATGGGTATCTCAGATAGGTGAAGCGGAACCTAGTATCTTCTTTACAGACCGCTCAGGGCAACGTTACAAGGAGTGTCTCTCATTGGCTGTGGATGAGCTTCCTGTTCTTAATGGAAAGACACCAACACAAGTTTACAAAGAATTCTTTGAGAGCTTCAAGGCTTCATTCTCGCCTTTCCTTGGTTCCACCATTACG GGAATATCCATTGGCCTTGGACCAGATGGTGAGCTTCGATATCCAAGTTACGACCAACAATCAAAAAATTCTACTGTTCGAGGAGCAGGAGAGTTCCAATGTTATGATAAAAACATGATCAGCAAACTCAAGCCACAAGCTGAGGCACTTGGAAATCCCCTTTGGGGTCTCTCTGGTCCTCATGATGCCCCAGGTTATGATGACTCTCCACTTTTAAACAACTTCTTTAAGGACCAGGGGGGATCTTGGGAGACAGCATATGGCGACTTCTTTCTCTCTTGGTACTCAAGCCAGCTAATAACTCATGGTGATCGCCTCCTTTCACTTGCATCTTCAACCTTTAATGATTCTTCAGTGACAATATGTGGCAAAGTCCCTCTTATGCATTCGTGGTACAAAACTCGTTCCCACTCACCTGAGCTGACAGCAGGATACTATAACACGGACAAGAGAAATGGTTATGAAGAAGTCGTACAGATGTTTTCAAGGAATTCCAGTAAAATTATCTTGCCTGGAATGGATTTATCCGATGACTACCAGCAAAACCAGACTCACTCGAGTCCAGAGTCGTTGGTTGAACAAATAAAAACAACTAGCAGAAAGTGTGGCGTTGAGATCTCTGGGCAAAACCTAATGGTTTCAGGTCCTGCCGAGGGCTTTGAACAGATTAAGAAAAACTTGAGGGGCGATCAGGCGGTGGACTTGTTCACCTATCAAAGGATGGGATCAGATTTCTTTTCTCCTGATCATTTTCCTTCATTTGCAGCCTTTGTTAGGAGCCTAAATCAACAAGAATGGCTATTAGATGATCTGCCAATGAATGAGGAAGAATCTCCTTCTAGAAAGAATCTCCAGAAACAAACTGCTTAG